A single window of Sulfurovum sp. UBA12169 DNA harbors:
- a CDS encoding histidine triad nucleotide-binding protein, whose amino-acid sequence MCIFCKIVNKEIPNNTVHENEHFLAFHDLYPKAPVHILIIPKQHVDCFQEASAEMMGGLTIFIQEVATKVGIDETGYRLITNNGQDGGQEVFHLHFHLLGGGQLTWDHSHEDAHNFI is encoded by the coding sequence ATGTGTATATTTTGTAAAATTGTTAACAAAGAAATCCCCAATAATACAGTACATGAGAATGAGCACTTTTTAGCATTTCATGATCTCTATCCCAAGGCGCCTGTGCATATCCTTATCATCCCCAAACAACATGTAGATTGTTTTCAAGAGGCCAGTGCTGAAATGATGGGGGGATTAACGATTTTTATTCAAGAAGTTGCTACAAAAGTCGGCATAGACGAAACAGGATATAGGCTCATCACCAATAATGGACAAGATGGAGGGCAGGAGGTCTTTCATCTTCATTTTCATCTGTTGGGCGGAGGGCAACTTACATGGGATCATTCCCACGAAGATGCACACAACTTCATTTAA